The following proteins are co-located in the Fimbriiglobus ruber genome:
- a CDS encoding sensor histidine kinase — translation MLKSAGTTDGITRDVVGEPGYYSITRDRGSMREVVMRGPGDTLILVGRSTVRMTADLRAFAWQLAGTGVLVLMVGLVGGWVISSRIVRPIRQITETAAGISAASLSGRIETAAVENELADLAGVLNAMFARLEGAFARQAQFTADASHELRTPLAVIKSNAELALSRPRESEEYRRTIEACRKAADRMTGIVDGLLLLARADNGRLDSRTEAIDLGEIVDETVGLLTAMAGEKGVRISADIDTVQLPGDAEALGRLVSNLLVNAVLYNRPGGSVSVSLRAARGSVVLTVADSGCGISEEDQSHIFERFFRVDRARSRASGGTGLGLAICRSIVDAHGGVIGFTSQVNEGTTFKVRLPLSRQGVSAIAEEN, via the coding sequence GTGTTGAAGTCGGCGGGCACGACCGACGGGATTACCAGGGATGTCGTCGGGGAACCGGGGTACTATTCGATTACGCGCGACCGTGGGTCGATGCGCGAGGTGGTCATGCGGGGACCGGGGGACACGCTGATCCTCGTCGGCCGCTCGACGGTGCGGATGACGGCCGACCTGCGGGCATTCGCGTGGCAACTCGCCGGGACCGGAGTCCTGGTGCTGATGGTCGGGTTGGTCGGCGGGTGGGTCATCTCGTCGCGGATCGTTCGGCCGATCCGCCAGATCACCGAAACGGCGGCGGGGATCTCGGCAGCGAGTTTGTCCGGGCGGATCGAGACCGCGGCGGTAGAGAACGAGTTGGCCGACCTGGCCGGGGTATTGAACGCCATGTTCGCGCGCCTCGAAGGCGCGTTCGCCCGGCAAGCCCAGTTCACGGCCGACGCGTCTCACGAGTTGCGAACCCCGCTCGCGGTCATCAAATCGAACGCGGAACTGGCCCTCTCGCGTCCGCGCGAGTCCGAGGAGTACCGGCGGACCATCGAGGCCTGCCGGAAAGCCGCGGACCGAATGACCGGGATTGTCGACGGGTTGCTCCTGCTGGCCCGCGCCGACAACGGGCGGCTCGACTCGCGGACGGAGGCGATCGATCTCGGGGAAATCGTCGACGAGACGGTGGGACTTCTGACCGCGATGGCCGGAGAAAAAGGAGTCCGCATCAGTGCGGACATCGATACCGTTCAACTGCCCGGCGACGCCGAAGCACTGGGGCGCCTGGTGAGCAACTTGCTCGTCAACGCGGTGCTGTACAACCGCCCGGGAGGGAGTGTTAGCGTCTCGTTGCGGGCCGCGCGAGGGTCCGTAGTCCTCACGGTGGCCGATTCGGGCTGTGGCATTTCCGAGGAAGACCAGTCCCACATTTTCGAGCGGTTTTTCCGGGTCGACCGCGCTCGTTCGAGGGCATCAGGCGGAACGGGGTTGGGGTTGGCCATCTGCCGGAGTATCGTCGACGCGCACGGCGGTGTCATTGGTTTCACATCTCAAGTAAACGAAGGGACGACGTTCAAGGTTCGCCTCCCATTGTCGCGCCAAGGCGTTTCGGCGATCGCCGAAGAAAACTGA
- a CDS encoding UbiA family prenyltransferase, translating to MRRSALEHNLATAAAGGHAAINDRLALLEREWSAGRMTKAVTGVFILAGLVAALVVNPWFAVIPAAGGLILAQYFFGRRSWLGELFGALGYRSGTEIDRERLALLALRGDFCNLPTVHHVEDPDAIARLEGEGGIVFEPDEAKLAPMDAVKVVVEATHK from the coding sequence TTGCGACGTTCAGCGCTGGAACACAATCTGGCCACGGCGGCGGCGGGCGGGCACGCGGCGATCAATGATCGCCTGGCTCTACTGGAACGAGAGTGGAGTGCGGGCCGGATGACCAAGGCCGTTACCGGCGTGTTCATCCTGGCCGGCCTGGTTGCGGCTCTCGTCGTCAACCCTTGGTTCGCGGTCATTCCGGCAGCGGGCGGGTTGATCCTCGCCCAATACTTCTTCGGCCGCCGAAGCTGGCTGGGCGAACTGTTCGGGGCTCTCGGCTACCGGTCCGGCACCGAGATCGACCGCGAGCGACTGGCGTTGCTGGCTCTGCGAGGCGACTTCTGCAATCTCCCCACCGTCCACCACGTCGAAGACCCCGACGCCATTGCCCGACTAGAAGGCGAAGGCGGTATCGTGTTCGAGCCCGACGAGGCAAAACTTGCTCCGATGGACGCTGTGAAAGTGGTCGTGGAAGCAACGCACAAATGA
- a CDS encoding DUF883 family protein: MEEKTPEMIEQEMHETRSSLTEKVSALEQHVIGTIQDTTTAVQDTVQTLKSTVQGTAESVRDTVQESVDAVKDTVKQTFDMSGHVRERPWAMLGGAVATGFVAGWLISRLGARNTGSEKQAAKESVQPFVASQPPQSVRESEPRRPGLVDDLLSMAGGEIKKLGEEALATVAASLHECVRDELPKIVTSVMTRAGERAEQYASQAAASSPPSTDPSAHYEPTRRF; encoded by the coding sequence GTGGAAGAGAAAACACCGGAAATGATCGAGCAGGAAATGCACGAAACTCGGTCTTCGCTAACGGAGAAGGTTTCCGCGCTCGAACAGCACGTAATCGGCACGATTCAAGACACGACGACGGCCGTTCAAGACACTGTTCAGACTCTGAAATCCACGGTCCAGGGTACGGCCGAATCGGTGCGAGACACCGTACAGGAATCGGTCGACGCCGTTAAAGATACCGTTAAGCAGACGTTTGATATGTCCGGGCACGTGCGCGAACGGCCGTGGGCCATGCTCGGTGGCGCCGTCGCCACCGGGTTCGTAGCTGGCTGGCTGATTTCGCGTTTAGGAGCGAGAAATACGGGAAGTGAGAAGCAGGCCGCGAAAGAAAGTGTTCAGCCGTTCGTGGCTTCCCAACCGCCCCAGTCAGTTCGCGAAAGCGAACCCCGGCGGCCCGGCCTCGTTGACGATTTGCTCAGTATGGCCGGAGGTGAGATCAAGAAATTGGGAGAGGAAGCGCTCGCGACCGTGGCCGCCTCCCTTCACGAATGCGTGCGCGACGAATTGCCCAAAATTGTCACCTCGGTCATGACGCGAGCCGGAGAGCGGGCCGAACAATACGCCTCTCAAGCCGCGGCATCGTCACCACCCTCGACAGACCCCAGTGCCCACTACGAACCGACACGCCGGTTCTAA
- a CDS encoding AI-2E family transporter, with protein MPRVINKPDWQRAVIITSATVLTVTIGSLLYWAQAIVIPLALAVFLSFVLSPIVSALQRRGIPRIPSVVFAVLVAVAVCVSVVGVVGSQLASMTRTLPKHEENINRKLATARKWALGMEGSNRIGAMIDRLGKTLSPTPPVTESQSQNEEASAAPAPSTVVLEAQRPSWASKLDGYVSPVAGFLGEAAFSFILVIFILINKEDLRNRMIRLMGDGKVTTTTRAMDDASRRVSRYLLVQFLLNSSFGIIIALVLFAIGVNYALLWGFVAAIMRYVPYIGSWIAVIPPTIFTLAVSDGFWEPIVVVVLFLGLEAICGNVFEPWLYGSSLGVSGVAQLVSAAFWSFLWGPIGLILSGPITACLLILGKYTPSLHFIEIILGDEPALSPSVALFQRLAARDQDEAARIVLAESKKMSPVDVCDQVIIPALAMTKAASQEGDFSREELDELLKTSREVVEEVLHELPLPASANVASENPVRVLLCPAQDDIDQVSLEAFARLLDPTKWEVRVTEVVALASEVLKLVAEVKPAIVFVGSLPPGGMAHTRYLCKRLKTHFPDLKIVVGRWSSLETAEDSEKELLEAGVDRVDTTMESARNHLDNWHPVMTAQRSADGEPEQSAGGSPTRNRSPATASAS; from the coding sequence ATGCCCCGTGTGATAAACAAGCCCGACTGGCAGCGCGCCGTCATTATTACTTCGGCCACCGTCCTGACCGTAACGATCGGGAGCCTCTTGTATTGGGCTCAAGCGATTGTGATTCCGCTGGCACTCGCGGTGTTTTTATCGTTCGTGCTGAGCCCCATCGTGTCGGCGCTCCAGAGGCGTGGCATACCGCGAATCCCGTCCGTCGTGTTCGCGGTTCTGGTCGCAGTGGCCGTTTGCGTTTCGGTCGTAGGGGTGGTCGGAAGTCAACTCGCAAGCATGACTAGGACTCTACCTAAGCACGAAGAGAACATCAATCGTAAACTCGCGACTGCCCGCAAATGGGCTTTAGGTATGGAGGGTAGCAATCGCATCGGGGCCATGATCGACAGGTTGGGCAAGACACTGTCGCCGACCCCTCCAGTAACGGAATCACAATCCCAGAACGAAGAAGCTTCTGCCGCCCCTGCGCCTTCGACGGTAGTCCTCGAAGCCCAAAGGCCTTCGTGGGCATCGAAACTGGATGGTTACGTGTCGCCCGTGGCCGGGTTTTTAGGAGAGGCTGCGTTCTCTTTTATCCTGGTGATTTTTATTCTTATCAATAAAGAAGATTTGCGAAACAGAATGATCAGGCTTATGGGTGATGGAAAAGTTACTACCACAACCCGCGCCATGGACGACGCTTCGCGGCGGGTGAGCCGATACCTGCTCGTTCAATTCCTTTTGAACTCCTCCTTCGGCATCATCATCGCGCTAGTTCTGTTTGCTATCGGGGTCAACTATGCTTTGCTCTGGGGCTTCGTGGCGGCGATCATGCGGTACGTGCCATATATCGGGAGTTGGATCGCCGTGATCCCGCCCACGATCTTCACGCTCGCGGTGTCGGACGGATTCTGGGAACCCATAGTCGTCGTCGTATTATTCCTCGGTCTGGAAGCCATCTGCGGCAACGTCTTCGAACCCTGGCTGTACGGCTCCAGCCTGGGCGTTTCGGGCGTGGCCCAGCTCGTTTCGGCGGCGTTCTGGTCGTTCCTGTGGGGTCCGATCGGGCTGATTTTGTCCGGGCCGATTACCGCGTGCCTCTTGATACTCGGCAAATACACGCCGTCGCTTCATTTCATAGAGATCATCCTCGGGGACGAGCCCGCCTTGTCGCCCAGTGTGGCCCTCTTCCAGCGACTCGCGGCACGCGACCAGGACGAGGCGGCACGGATCGTCCTGGCCGAGTCAAAGAAAATGTCGCCAGTGGATGTTTGCGATCAGGTCATTATTCCCGCCTTGGCAATGACGAAAGCCGCCTCACAGGAAGGGGACTTTTCGCGGGAAGAGTTGGACGAGCTACTCAAAACCTCGCGCGAGGTGGTGGAGGAGGTGTTGCACGAATTGCCTCTCCCGGCGTCCGCCAATGTCGCTTCGGAGAACCCGGTTCGCGTGCTCCTCTGCCCGGCCCAGGACGATATCGACCAGGTGTCGCTGGAGGCATTTGCCCGCCTGCTCGACCCGACTAAATGGGAGGTGCGGGTCACGGAGGTCGTCGCGTTGGCTTCCGAAGTTTTGAAACTCGTGGCCGAAGTCAAGCCGGCGATCGTTTTCGTGGGTTCACTTCCCCCCGGTGGAATGGCGCACACCCGGTATTTGTGCAAGCGGTTGAAGACACACTTTCCCGACCTGAAAATCGTGGTTGGGCGATGGAGTTCCTTGGAAACGGCCGAGGATTCCGAAAAGGAATTGTTGGAGGCGGGCGTTGATCGTGTCGACACGACGATGGAATCCGCGCGTAACCATCTCGATAACTGGCATCCGGTGATGACGGCTCAACGATCCGCGGACGGGGAACCCGAACAATCCGCGGGTGGCTCGCCGACGAGAAACCGCTCGCCCGCCACGGCTTCCGCGTCGTGA
- a CDS encoding glycoside hydrolase family 18 protein, translating to MQVPVSVSLIVGLCLLGRPTMALRAAEPPAKEREPSPFRVVGYVPDYRVASYDADAAKYLTDLIYFAAEPSPSGEAGLERIKPATLNFLKQIKEKHGVRVHICLGGWNRSKNFAELAASADARKKLAGQVTQFCLTNGFDGVDVDWEHPTKARELKDHALLLGDMKKAFEPHKLRLSVAMAGWQEISPEAIAAVDAVHLMAYDGKGRHSTFEFADAEITRVAKKNVPLEKICLGVPFYGRAVAKHDTALTYGQIVKKSHPAPEVNEVDGVYFNGPKTIERKTMLALEKKLGGVMIWELGQDAAGESEKLLPVIRRAIDASRQKR from the coding sequence ATGCAAGTACCCGTTTCTGTTTCGCTCATTGTCGGGCTTTGTCTGCTCGGTCGGCCGACGATGGCACTCCGCGCGGCCGAGCCGCCCGCGAAGGAACGAGAACCGTCACCTTTTCGCGTCGTCGGGTATGTGCCCGATTACCGCGTGGCTTCTTACGATGCCGACGCCGCGAAGTATCTCACCGACCTAATCTACTTCGCGGCCGAGCCGAGTCCGTCGGGCGAGGCCGGGCTCGAACGGATCAAGCCTGCGACGTTGAATTTCCTCAAGCAGATCAAGGAAAAACATGGGGTCCGCGTCCACATCTGTCTCGGCGGGTGGAACCGGTCCAAGAACTTCGCGGAACTCGCCGCGTCCGCGGACGCCCGAAAGAAACTCGCGGGGCAAGTGACCCAGTTCTGTTTGACGAACGGGTTCGACGGCGTGGACGTGGATTGGGAGCATCCGACCAAAGCCAGGGAGTTGAAGGATCACGCACTGCTACTAGGCGACATGAAAAAAGCGTTTGAACCCCACAAGCTTCGACTGAGCGTGGCGATGGCGGGATGGCAAGAAATCAGCCCCGAAGCGATCGCGGCGGTCGACGCGGTTCACCTGATGGCCTACGACGGTAAGGGGCGACACTCGACGTTCGAGTTCGCCGACGCCGAGATCACGCGGGTCGCGAAAAAGAACGTTCCGCTTGAGAAAATTTGCCTGGGCGTGCCATTTTACGGACGAGCCGTCGCGAAGCACGACACCGCCCTGACGTACGGTCAAATCGTGAAGAAGTCTCACCCCGCGCCTGAAGTGAACGAGGTCGACGGTGTGTACTTCAACGGCCCGAAGACGATCGAGCGGAAAACGATGTTGGCTCTGGAAAAGAAACTCGGCGGCGTCATGATCTGGGAGCTGGGCCAGGACGCCGCGGGCGAGAGCGAGAAGTTGCTGCCCGTGATCCGAAGAGCGATCGACGCGAGCCGGCAAAAGCGGTAA